The Flavobacterium piscisymbiosum genome includes a region encoding these proteins:
- a CDS encoding alpha-ketoacid dehydrogenase subunit alpha/beta: MIFYRQNLTDAQLLDLYKKILKPRLIEEKMLILIRQGKVSKWFSGIGQEAIAVGVTAVLDDSEYVLPMHRNLGVFTTRNIPLHRLFSQWQGKANGFTKGRDRSFHFGTQEYKIIGMISHLGPQLGIADGIALADKLQNNKKVTAVFTGEGATSEGDFHEALNIAAVWKLPVMFIIENNGYGLSTPTNEQYLCENLADKGIGYGIESYIIDGNNIVEVFNKLSQLKEDMQKDPHPVLLEFKTFRMRGHEEASGTKYVPQELMDEWAAKDPVSNYRNYLTEIGVLTAEFDEQLHAEIKQEIDENLAIANAEPEIIPTYSGELDDVYKRYEHEEVNPSEEVKNIRFIDAIRYSLEQSMKRYGKLIIMGQDIAEYGGAFKITDGFVDLFGKDRVRNTPICESAVVSTAMGLSINGYKAIVEMQFADFVSTGFNPIVNLLAKSHYRWGENADVVVRMPCGGGTQAGPFHSQTNEAWFTKTPGLKVVYPAFPYDAKGLLNSSINDPNPVLFFEHKQLYRSVYQDVPVDYYTIPLGKAALLKEGNQVTIIAFGAPVHWALETLANNPEISADLIDLRTLQPLDTETIFASVKKTGKVIIYQEDTLFGGMASDISALIMEECFEYLDAPVKRVASLDSPIPFTKALEDQFLPKNRFEEVLSDLLKY, encoded by the coding sequence ATGATCTTTTACAGACAAAACCTTACTGATGCTCAATTATTAGATTTATATAAAAAAATTCTTAAACCTCGTTTGATCGAAGAAAAGATGCTGATCCTGATTCGACAAGGAAAAGTATCAAAATGGTTCTCCGGAATAGGGCAGGAAGCAATTGCAGTAGGGGTTACCGCTGTTTTAGATGACTCTGAATATGTATTGCCAATGCACAGAAATTTAGGCGTTTTTACCACAAGAAACATTCCGTTGCACCGCTTATTCTCGCAATGGCAAGGAAAAGCAAATGGTTTTACAAAAGGGCGGGATCGTAGCTTTCACTTTGGCACTCAGGAATATAAAATTATCGGGATGATTTCGCATCTTGGCCCGCAATTAGGGATCGCAGACGGAATCGCATTAGCTGATAAACTTCAGAACAATAAAAAAGTCACCGCTGTTTTTACAGGAGAAGGTGCTACAAGCGAGGGAGATTTTCATGAAGCACTAAATATTGCTGCTGTCTGGAAATTGCCGGTAATGTTTATCATCGAAAATAATGGTTACGGACTTTCGACGCCTACAAACGAACAGTATTTGTGCGAAAACCTTGCTGATAAAGGAATTGGTTACGGCATTGAAAGTTATATTATTGACGGAAATAATATTGTTGAAGTTTTCAATAAACTGTCTCAGTTAAAAGAAGACATGCAAAAAGATCCGCATCCGGTTTTATTAGAATTTAAAACCTTTAGAATGCGCGGTCATGAAGAGGCGAGTGGTACAAAATACGTTCCGCAGGAATTGATGGACGAATGGGCCGCCAAAGATCCGGTAAGTAATTACAGAAATTACTTAACTGAAATTGGGGTTCTTACAGCCGAATTCGACGAGCAGTTACACGCTGAAATCAAACAGGAAATCGACGAAAATTTGGCCATTGCCAACGCCGAACCTGAAATTATACCAACTTACAGCGGAGAATTAGATGATGTTTATAAACGTTATGAACATGAAGAAGTTAATCCGTCAGAAGAAGTTAAAAATATACGTTTTATAGATGCTATCAGATATAGTTTAGAGCAATCTATGAAACGCTATGGAAAACTGATCATAATGGGGCAGGATATTGCAGAATATGGCGGCGCTTTTAAAATCACAGATGGTTTTGTAGACTTATTTGGAAAAGATCGCGTACGAAATACACCAATTTGCGAGAGCGCCGTTGTTTCGACCGCAATGGGCTTATCTATAAATGGTTATAAAGCCATTGTCGAAATGCAATTTGCCGATTTTGTTTCTACAGGATTCAACCCAATTGTCAATTTATTAGCAAAATCTCATTATCGCTGGGGCGAAAATGCCGATGTTGTCGTTCGAATGCCTTGTGGCGGAGGAACTCAGGCCGGGCCATTTCACTCACAAACCAACGAAGCCTGGTTTACCAAAACTCCGGGTTTAAAAGTCGTTTATCCCGCTTTTCCGTATGATGCAAAAGGGTTATTGAATAGTTCTATAAATGACCCTAATCCGGTTTTATTTTTCGAACATAAACAATTGTATCGCAGCGTTTATCAGGATGTTCCGGTTGATTATTATACGATTCCGTTAGGAAAAGCAGCTTTATTAAAAGAAGGAAACCAGGTTACTATTATTGCTTTTGGCGCTCCGGTGCATTGGGCTTTAGAAACTTTGGCTAATAATCCTGAAATTTCAGCTGATTTAATCGACTTAAGAACTTTACAGCCTTTGGATACCGAAACTATTTTTGCTTCTGTAAAAAAGACAGGAAAAGTAATTATTTATCAGGAAGATACTTTGTTTGGAGGAATGGCAAGCGATATTTCGGCCTTAATTATGGAAGAATGCTTTGAATATCTGGATGCTCCGGTTAAAAGAGTAGCAAGTTTAGATTCGCCAATTCCGTTTACAAAAGCACTAGAAGATCAGTTTTTACCTAAAAATCGTTTCGAGGAAGTTTTATCAGATTTATTGAAATATTAA
- a CDS encoding substrate-binding domain-containing protein — protein MKTVKIVGVPEHFNLPWHLCIENGEFEAENIDLQWKNIPEGTGKMCQMLRDGEADIAVILTEGIVKDIVAGNPSKIVQIYVQSPLIWGIHVAAKSDFHAVKDLKDKKVAISRIGSGSQLMAYVNAHENGWETDNLQFEIINTIDGAVEALTKGTADYFMWERFMTKPLVDQGIFRRVGDCPTPWPSFVITVRDEFLKKNPKIVEKILEIINKTTHDFTEIPNIDKTLSELFNQKIEDIQEWLKLTQWSQKNLSEKAFIKIQNQLFDLGIIDKKSTFVETVKAL, from the coding sequence ATGAAAACTGTAAAAATTGTAGGTGTTCCCGAACACTTCAATTTGCCATGGCATTTATGCATCGAAAATGGGGAATTTGAAGCAGAAAACATTGATTTACAATGGAAAAATATTCCTGAAGGAACCGGAAAAATGTGTCAGATGCTTCGTGATGGTGAAGCTGATATTGCTGTAATTTTAACCGAAGGAATTGTAAAAGATATTGTTGCGGGAAATCCAAGTAAAATTGTTCAGATTTACGTGCAATCGCCTTTAATTTGGGGAATTCACGTTGCTGCAAAATCAGATTTTCATGCAGTAAAAGATCTTAAAGATAAAAAAGTAGCTATTTCCAGAATAGGTTCAGGATCGCAATTGATGGCTTATGTAAATGCACATGAAAATGGCTGGGAAACTGATAATCTGCAATTTGAAATCATTAACACCATCGACGGAGCTGTAGAGGCTTTGACAAAAGGAACTGCAGATTACTTTATGTGGGAACGTTTTATGACCAAACCACTTGTAGATCAGGGAATTTTCAGGAGAGTTGGCGACTGCCCTACTCCATGGCCTTCATTTGTAATTACGGTTCGTGACGAATTCCTGAAAAAGAACCCAAAAATTGTCGAAAAAATATTAGAAATTATAAACAAAACAACGCACGATTTTACTGAAATTCCAAATATAGACAAAACATTATCAGAGCTTTTCAATCAAAAAATTGAAGATATTCAGGAATGGCTGAAACTGACACAATGGTCTCAGAAGAATTTAAGTGAAAAAGCATTCATTAAAATTCAAAATCAGTTATTTGATCTGGGAATTATTGATAAAAAAAGTACTTTTGTTGAAACGGTAAAAGCGCTTTAA
- a CDS encoding translation initiation factor: MDLQDQLKNLFPDHVESNEPEEVQEQDHVLYIQKEPMICKFEKRKGKATTIIEGYEGSDEDFKILAKEIKTKLSVGGTFKDASIIIQGDYRDKIMAILKEKGFKTKRVGG; encoded by the coding sequence ATGGACTTACAAGATCAATTAAAAAACTTATTCCCGGATCACGTAGAATCTAATGAACCTGAAGAAGTTCAGGAGCAGGATCATGTGCTTTACATTCAAAAAGAGCCTATGATTTGTAAATTCGAAAAACGAAAAGGAAAAGCGACAACCATAATCGAAGGCTACGAAGGATCTGATGAAGATTTTAAAATTCTGGCCAAAGAAATTAAAACAAAATTGAGTGTTGGCGGAACTTTTAAAGATGCTTCGATTATTATTCAGGGCGATTATCGTGATAAAATAATGGCGATTTTAAAAGAAAAAGGATTTAAAACGAAACGTGTTGGAGGGTGA
- a CDS encoding DinB family protein, which yields MEDAILKFEKLLNENVNYFPTISNEILEAKIPGKWSKKEILGHLTDSAIHNLVRFTEINYVEKPYQHRPYNQIDLVNLNQYQTMDIDELTQLWFVVNKQIIRIMKSVDNEALEYKIVLSDGSIIDLKFLMTDYVTHLEHHINQIR from the coding sequence ATGGAAGACGCTATTCTTAAATTTGAGAAATTATTGAATGAGAATGTCAATTATTTTCCAACGATAAGCAATGAAATTTTAGAAGCTAAAATACCTGGAAAATGGTCTAAAAAAGAAATTTTAGGCCATTTGACAGATTCAGCTATTCATAATCTGGTGCGTTTTACAGAAATAAATTATGTAGAAAAACCTTATCAGCACAGGCCATATAACCAAATAGATTTAGTAAATTTAAATCAGTATCAAACAATGGATATTGATGAATTGACACAATTGTGGTTCGTGGTCAACAAACAGATTATCAGAATTATGAAATCTGTTGATAATGAGGCTTTAGAATATAAAATTGTTTTGAGTGATGGATCAATTATTGATTTGAAATTTCTGATGACTGATTACGTAACCCATTTAGAACACCACATAAACCAAATTAGATAA
- a CDS encoding transglutaminase has product MIKFPKIDFPQLKSKLQVKSPWDRIIIMLLSLLITIPIFIILHQNLIDLEWAFNLDRIFIFIFVFAAIFFLLMYLRTIILLCIAVYLVVLIYGSVIGNYGFSEISEDYNSMIYTMSDNPFPQDIIVAKLLPFPNKSKIINAIEYQNPKVRNFAIMATTKHFKGLKGYSDYRTIIQCFAVFKEINSRWNYVNDPKEGDYIATASESLEYFSGDCDDHSILMAAAIRSIGGTPRLIHTKGHIYPEILIGSMIDLEKVNYLIKNVLFVKESYKKKIHYHIDERGQVWMNLDYTAKYPGGPFMYEEILGALTLK; this is encoded by the coding sequence ATGATAAAATTCCCTAAAATTGACTTTCCGCAATTAAAATCCAAACTACAGGTGAAATCTCCCTGGGACAGGATTATTATTATGCTGTTGAGTCTTTTGATAACGATTCCGATTTTTATCATACTGCATCAAAACCTGATCGATTTAGAATGGGCTTTTAATTTAGACCGTATCTTTATTTTTATATTTGTTTTTGCTGCTATTTTCTTTCTGTTAATGTACCTGCGAACGATAATACTTTTATGTATCGCGGTTTACTTAGTGGTTTTAATTTACGGAAGTGTTATAGGGAATTATGGTTTTAGTGAAATCTCCGAAGATTATAATTCGATGATTTATACCATGTCTGATAATCCTTTTCCGCAGGATATTATTGTGGCGAAGCTGCTTCCGTTTCCTAATAAATCAAAAATTATCAATGCCATCGAATATCAGAATCCAAAGGTTCGAAACTTCGCGATAATGGCTACAACAAAGCATTTTAAAGGCCTTAAAGGATATTCTGATTACAGAACTATTATTCAGTGTTTTGCAGTGTTTAAAGAGATTAATAGCCGATGGAATTACGTAAACGATCCCAAAGAAGGTGATTATATTGCTACTGCGAGCGAATCTTTAGAATATTTTTCAGGAGATTGCGACGATCATTCGATTTTAATGGCCGCCGCAATTCGCTCTATTGGCGGAACTCCAAGGTTAATTCATACGAAAGGACATATTTACCCTGAAATATTGATTGGTTCTATGATCGATCTGGAAAAGGTCAATTATCTAATTAAAAATGTACTTTTTGTAAAAGAAAGTTATAAAAAGAAGATCCATTATCATATTGATGAACGTGGTCAGGTTTGGATGAATCTGGATTATACTGCAAAATACCCCGGAGGACCTTTTATGTATGAAGAAATTTTGGGAGCTTTGACTTTAAAGTAG
- a CDS encoding nucleoside phosphorylase, with the protein MIQNSELILNPDGSVYHLNLLPEHIANDIIFVGDQNRVEKITQFFDSIEYSTQKREFKTQTGIYKGKRISVMSTGIGPDNIDIVVNELDALVNIDLKTRQPKEELTSLNIIRIGTSGSLQADIPVDSFVMSKFGLGLDNMLRSYLIDEVSNAAIEDAFIHHTNWDIKKGRPYAIACSEALEKIIESDKIFKGITATAGGFYGPQGRVLRLNIQDEELNSKMDNFSFNDERITNLEMETAAIYGLSALLGHNALSLNAIIANRATGTFSEDPYKAVDELITYTLNKLAQQ; encoded by the coding sequence ATGATACAAAATTCAGAATTAATACTTAATCCAGACGGAAGCGTTTACCACTTAAACCTTCTTCCTGAACATATAGCAAACGATATAATTTTTGTTGGAGACCAAAACAGAGTTGAAAAGATCACTCAGTTTTTTGATTCGATTGAATATTCTACGCAAAAAAGAGAATTTAAAACCCAAACCGGAATTTATAAAGGCAAAAGAATATCTGTAATGTCAACCGGAATTGGTCCTGACAATATTGATATTGTGGTGAATGAATTAGATGCCTTGGTAAACATCGATTTAAAAACACGTCAGCCAAAAGAAGAACTGACTTCTTTGAATATTATCAGAATTGGAACTTCAGGTTCTTTGCAGGCTGATATTCCTGTGGATAGTTTTGTAATGTCTAAATTCGGTTTAGGATTAGATAATATGCTTCGCTCCTATTTGATTGATGAAGTTTCGAATGCAGCGATCGAAGATGCTTTTATTCATCATACTAATTGGGATATTAAAAAAGGAAGACCTTATGCGATTGCTTGTTCTGAAGCATTAGAAAAAATAATCGAATCGGATAAAATATTCAAAGGAATTACAGCAACTGCCGGAGGTTTTTACGGACCACAAGGACGTGTATTGCGTTTGAATATACAGGACGAAGAATTAAACAGTAAAATGGATAATTTTAGTTTTAATGACGAAAGAATTACTAACTTAGAGATGGAAACCGCTGCTATTTATGGATTATCGGCGCTTTTAGGACATAATGCATTGTCATTGAATGCTATTATTGCCAATCGTGCAACCGGAACTTTTAGTGAGGACCCATACAAAGCAGTTGATGAATTGATTACGTATACGTTGAATAAACTGGCTCAGCAATAA
- a CDS encoding DUF4265 domain-containing protein, translating into MAEAHKKILFKYYSTYLEEIVSETMWAEIIDAEKGYFKLDNIPFFGPLIATDDIFRAEYDENEKTFMHKETIESSGNSIVQVLVLEKEFDAAVIREKLKALNCITEVLNDTFFAVEIVRNTDYSLVKSVLNEYESQAIIEFAEPCLSEKHRTDLLKN; encoded by the coding sequence ATGGCAGAAGCGCATAAAAAGATATTGTTTAAATATTATAGTACCTATCTGGAAGAAATTGTTTCAGAGACCATGTGGGCAGAAATTATTGATGCTGAAAAAGGATATTTTAAATTAGATAATATTCCGTTTTTTGGACCTTTGATTGCAACAGACGATATTTTTCGTGCTGAATATGATGAAAATGAGAAAACGTTCATGCACAAGGAAACAATAGAAAGTTCAGGAAATTCTATTGTTCAGGTTTTAGTATTGGAAAAAGAGTTTGATGCGGCAGTTATCAGAGAAAAGCTAAAAGCTCTGAATTGCATAACTGAAGTTTTGAATGACACTTTTTTTGCTGTTGAAATTGTGAGAAACACAGATTATTCATTAGTAAAAAGTGTTTTAAACGAATATGAATCACAGGCAATAATAGAATTTGCAGAACCTTGTCTTTCTGAAAAACACAGAACCGATTTATTGAAAAATTAG
- a CDS encoding isopenicillin N synthase family dioxygenase, whose translation MQNIPSVDLRDFLSDDPKRKQKFVNEIGSAFENIGFVALKGHFLDDQLVDELYGEIRKFFALPVETKHNYEIPGIGGQRGYVSFGKEHAKGRKEGDLKEFWHFGQYVDASSKYASEYPENVEVKELPRFNVVGKEAYQMLEKTGVYVLRALALHLGLDEFYFDQYAKEGNSILRPIHYPPITSEPENAIRAAAHGDINLITLLMGAQGKGLQVQNHDGEWIDAIAEDDQLVINVGDMLSRHTNNKLKSTIHQVVNPPRELWGTSRYSIPFFMHPVSDMRLDCLENCIDAENPKKFEDITAGDYLYERLVDLGLIKK comes from the coding sequence ATGCAAAACATTCCTAGTGTAGACTTACGTGATTTCCTTTCGGACGACCCGAAACGTAAACAAAAATTTGTAAATGAAATCGGCAGTGCATTTGAAAACATTGGCTTCGTAGCCCTAAAAGGTCACTTTTTAGATGATCAGTTAGTAGACGAGCTTTATGGCGAAATTAGAAAATTTTTCGCTTTGCCAGTAGAAACTAAGCATAATTATGAGATTCCCGGAATTGGCGGGCAAAGAGGTTATGTTTCTTTTGGAAAAGAACATGCTAAAGGACGTAAAGAGGGGGATTTGAAAGAATTCTGGCATTTTGGTCAGTATGTTGATGCATCTTCTAAGTATGCATCTGAGTATCCTGAAAATGTAGAAGTAAAAGAATTACCTCGTTTTAATGTTGTAGGTAAAGAAGCGTATCAAATGCTTGAAAAAACAGGTGTTTATGTGTTAAGAGCTTTGGCTTTGCATTTGGGTTTAGATGAGTTTTATTTTGACCAATATGCAAAAGAAGGAAACTCTATTTTAAGACCAATTCATTACCCACCAATTACTTCTGAGCCGGAAAACGCCATTCGCGCCGCTGCTCACGGAGATATTAATTTGATTACCCTATTAATGGGTGCTCAGGGTAAAGGATTACAGGTTCAGAATCACGATGGCGAATGGATTGATGCTATCGCTGAAGATGATCAATTGGTTATTAATGTGGGAGATATGTTGTCAAGACATACCAACAACAAGTTGAAATCAACGATTCACCAAGTGGTAAATCCACCAAGAGAATTATGGGGAACTTCACGTTATTCTATTCCGTTTTTTATGCATCCTGTAAGCGATATGCGTCTAGATTGTTTAGAAAACTGTATTGATGCCGAGAATCCTAAAAAATTCGAAGATATTACTGCGGGAGACTATTTGTACGAACGTTTAGTAGATTTGGGATTGATTAAAAAATAA